A genomic stretch from Blastopirellula sediminis includes:
- a CDS encoding peptidylprolyl isomerase — protein sequence MIRRSSIFIFLLTFAMSTFGSLPWCAKSAQLHAQVSGFQSWLPWSKKESAETTPTDPFKNRGGSAPEYRVADMPSTTTTTPATKPLPYPSNPYSTPGYTQQPTARAVTTQIGDEPSGAAATTPTSSTTYANSTTQPWRPQYQQGAAAWGQQQQQQPVATTPPTQTGYQPWQGRVQPTAPPSQYGQYGAPSQNRVPSATPAPQATTPNSYPNTYATGAYAPPVANAYPTTSTVASEQEQPAATLQATEPAPGPSAAEDDKLFKPARIIALVGGQPILAGDILGPVNQALAKRLAELPEEQRSQVTEELLEEQRQMALRELLPGLIDTKMVYLDFIRTIPQDKLKEMQAHLDTQYAEFQMQNDLDTYGVHTPAELDIVLRGEGSSLEKKKRLFLEQIIAQQQLRTHVKPDTEVTHLQMLDFYHEHAAEYERPARARWEQLMVRFDKFGTKAEAEQAIADMGNQVLRGAPLDAVAKKHSQGFRAADGGQYDWTTRSSLKNETIDAAIFSLPPNRLSQIIESAEGYHIVRVLEREEDSMKPFRDAQLEIKEKIRRERANQAQREYIVGVRKRTPIWTIFDEEKSSQTASSPSPADRR from the coding sequence TTGATCCGCCGCAGTTCGATCTTTATCTTCCTCCTGACGTTCGCAATGTCGACGTTCGGTTCGCTCCCTTGGTGCGCCAAGTCGGCGCAGCTTCATGCGCAGGTGAGCGGCTTCCAGTCCTGGCTTCCCTGGAGCAAAAAAGAATCGGCTGAGACGACGCCAACCGATCCGTTCAAAAATCGGGGAGGTAGTGCGCCAGAATATCGCGTCGCCGACATGCCGAGCACCACTACGACAACGCCGGCGACCAAGCCTCTTCCCTATCCGAGCAATCCCTATAGCACTCCCGGCTACACCCAACAGCCGACTGCCCGCGCCGTAACGACGCAAATTGGCGACGAGCCAAGCGGCGCAGCCGCGACGACGCCGACCAGCTCGACCACTTACGCCAACTCAACGACGCAGCCTTGGCGCCCGCAATATCAACAAGGCGCCGCGGCCTGGGGACAGCAGCAACAACAGCAACCTGTCGCCACCACCCCGCCGACACAGACTGGCTATCAGCCATGGCAGGGGAGAGTGCAACCGACGGCGCCACCAAGCCAATACGGTCAGTATGGTGCGCCGAGTCAGAACCGCGTGCCATCCGCTACGCCGGCTCCGCAAGCGACGACTCCGAATAGCTATCCGAATACCTACGCGACCGGCGCCTATGCTCCTCCGGTCGCCAACGCTTATCCGACCACAAGTACCGTAGCCAGCGAACAAGAACAACCCGCCGCGACGCTGCAGGCGACTGAGCCAGCCCCTGGGCCGTCAGCCGCCGAGGATGACAAGCTCTTCAAACCAGCTCGCATCATTGCGTTGGTCGGGGGCCAGCCGATCCTGGCCGGCGATATTCTCGGCCCGGTGAATCAAGCGCTCGCCAAACGACTGGCCGAGCTGCCGGAAGAGCAACGCTCCCAAGTCACTGAAGAACTGCTGGAAGAGCAACGCCAGATGGCGCTGCGTGAGCTGCTGCCGGGTCTGATCGACACGAAGATGGTCTACCTAGACTTCATCCGGACGATCCCGCAAGACAAGCTGAAAGAAATGCAGGCGCATCTCGATACGCAGTACGCCGAATTCCAGATGCAGAACGACCTTGATACGTACGGCGTGCACACGCCGGCCGAACTCGACATCGTCCTGCGAGGGGAAGGCTCGTCGCTGGAAAAGAAGAAACGGCTATTTCTCGAACAAATTATCGCTCAACAACAGCTCCGAACGCACGTCAAACCGGATACCGAAGTCACCCATCTGCAGATGCTCGACTTCTACCACGAGCATGCCGCCGAATACGAACGGCCAGCTCGCGCCCGGTGGGAGCAACTGATGGTCCGGTTCGACAAGTTCGGGACGAAAGCGGAAGCGGAACAGGCGATCGCCGACATGGGGAACCAGGTTCTCCGCGGGGCGCCGCTGGACGCCGTCGCCAAAAAGCACTCCCAGGGCTTCCGTGCAGCCGATGGGGGACAATATGACTGGACCACCCGCAGCAGCCTGAAGAACGAAACGATCGACGCCGCTATCTTTTCGCTCCCGCCCAACCGGCTGAGCCAAATTATCGAATCGGCCGAAGGGTATCACATTGTGCGAGTTCTGGAACGGGAAGAGGACTCGATGAAACCGTTCCGCGACGCACAACTAGAAATTAAAGAAAAGATCCGGCGAGAGCGCGCCAATCAGGCGCAACGCGAATATATCGTCGGCGTTCGCAAGCGGACCCCAATTTGGACGATCTTCGACGAGGAAAAGTCTTCCCAAACCGCATCGTCGCCTTCTCCGGCCGATCGCCGCTAG